The uncultured Cohaesibacter sp. genome window below encodes:
- a CDS encoding extracellular solute-binding protein, producing the protein MKTISKWVASLGMVAALYSQQALAAEGEVRVMTFGSTWEKVIKPLAADFEKETGLKIVPVIENSSAEGLAKLQASRSEPGVDVWFTGEAIAMRAATDEELFVALPKDKIPTLSEIMPGAVSDKFVAYWYFPTGIVYRKDLVPGGEIASWDDLFKPELKGKIALPVPTVYPGRTIMIEALLHGGNEDNVQPGIDYLGEHADQVAMFHSSDSMARKALASGEIAAMLGSPSAVKELKDQGFDVTMATPYPTPLIFEGMMMVNGGNEDAAATFINRALKADWQQHMTNVYNLGPVNVNAEPAEALKAILPTEKESVKLDEAKINENLGAWTEKFNAAIAK; encoded by the coding sequence ATGAAAACAATATCAAAATGGGTTGCCTCCCTCGGGATGGTTGCCGCTCTTTACAGCCAGCAGGCTCTTGCTGCCGAAGGCGAAGTTCGCGTCATGACCTTCGGCTCCACCTGGGAAAAGGTTATCAAGCCGTTGGCTGCCGATTTCGAAAAGGAAACCGGCCTGAAGATTGTCCCGGTTATCGAAAACAGCTCTGCCGAAGGCCTTGCCAAGCTTCAGGCTTCCCGCAGCGAACCCGGTGTTGATGTCTGGTTCACAGGCGAAGCCATTGCCATGCGCGCAGCAACCGATGAGGAACTTTTCGTTGCGCTGCCAAAGGACAAGATCCCGACGCTGAGCGAAATCATGCCCGGTGCGGTTTCTGACAAGTTCGTTGCCTATTGGTATTTCCCGACGGGGATTGTCTATCGCAAGGATCTGGTGCCCGGCGGCGAAATCGCCTCCTGGGACGATCTGTTCAAGCCGGAGCTGAAGGGCAAGATCGCTCTTCCTGTGCCGACAGTCTACCCGGGGCGTACAATCATGATCGAAGCGCTGCTGCATGGCGGCAATGAAGACAATGTCCAGCCGGGCATCGACTATCTCGGCGAGCACGCCGATCAGGTTGCCATGTTCCATTCCTCCGACTCCATGGCGCGCAAGGCGCTGGCCAGCGGCGAAATCGCAGCCATGCTCGGGTCGCCTTCGGCAGTCAAGGAACTCAAGGATCAGGGCTTTGACGTGACCATGGCCACCCCATATCCGACCCCGCTGATCTTTGAAGGCATGATGATGGTCAACGGTGGCAATGAAGACGCCGCTGCTACCTTCATCAACCGCGCTCTCAAGGCCGACTGGCAGCAGCACATGACCAATGTCTACAACCTTGGACCGGTCAACGTGAACGCCGAACCGGCAGAGGCCCTCAAGGCGATCCTTCCAACTGAGAAGGAATCTGTCAAACTAGACGAAGCCAAGATCAATGAGAATCTTGGGGCATGGACTGAGAAGTTCAACGCAGCGATTGCCAAATAG
- a CDS encoding ABC transporter ATP-binding protein, whose product MSDTSSCRIEISSLVKRYPGGVTAVDHVDLAVEKGEVLALLGPSGCGKTTLLQSITGFVSPDEGDISLDGESILGTPPERRQTAMMFQHYALFPHMSVRENVGYGLRMARVPKVELAKRVKRAMDMVQISQFGDRRPSQLSGGQRQRVALARAVVTNPRALLLDEPLGALDQNLREEMQVELAKLQRRLGITTMMVTHDQHEAIVLADRIAVMQNGRIEQISNASDLYDRPRNRFVASFMGMDNFLPAEDLGNGSVRVLGETISGVTSMAAHGNGKTLCLRGEFINLKSIDPANRTSGLGGKIAFAQMLGANMRYEVEMADESRLVVIQSRINQQLLQVGSDVQLDFASERCILLED is encoded by the coding sequence ATGAGTGACACCTCATCCTGCCGTATTGAAATATCCAGTTTGGTAAAACGCTATCCCGGTGGGGTAACTGCCGTCGATCATGTCGATCTGGCTGTCGAGAAGGGCGAGGTGCTTGCCCTTCTCGGACCTTCGGGGTGTGGCAAGACCACCCTGTTGCAATCCATCACCGGCTTTGTGTCGCCCGATGAAGGCGACATCAGTCTCGATGGCGAGAGCATCCTCGGAACGCCGCCCGAACGGCGACAGACCGCAATGATGTTCCAGCATTACGCCCTTTTCCCGCATATGTCGGTGCGTGAGAATGTGGGATACGGACTGCGCATGGCGCGGGTGCCCAAGGTCGAATTGGCCAAGCGGGTCAAGCGCGCCATGGACATGGTACAGATTTCCCAATTTGGAGACCGTCGGCCGAGCCAGCTCTCTGGCGGGCAACGCCAACGTGTTGCTCTTGCGCGTGCCGTCGTCACCAATCCCCGTGCCTTGCTGCTCGATGAACCGCTGGGTGCACTGGATCAGAACCTGCGTGAGGAAATGCAGGTCGAACTGGCCAAGCTGCAAAGGCGGCTCGGTATCACAACAATGATGGTGACTCATGACCAGCATGAAGCCATCGTTTTGGCCGATCGCATCGCAGTGATGCAGAATGGCCGCATTGAACAGATTTCAAATGCCAGCGATCTCTATGATCGTCCCAGAAACCGGTTCGTCGCCAGTTTCATGGGCATGGACAACTTTCTGCCTGCCGAAGATCTCGGCAACGGCTCCGTCAGGGTATTGGGAGAAACCATTTCCGGCGTGACATCGATGGCCGCTCACGGCAATGGCAAGACCCTGTGTCTACGTGGGGAATTCATCAATCTCAAGTCCATCGACCCCGCGAACAGGACTTCCGGCCTTGGTGGCAAAATTGCCTTTGCCCAGATGCTGGGTGCCAATATGCGCTATGAAGTTGAAATGGCTGACGAGAGCCGTCTTGTAGTGATTCAGTCGCGGATCAATCAGCAGCTTCTGCAGGTCGGCAGTGACGTTCAACTGGACTTTGCCAGCGAACGCTGCATTCTGCTGGAGGACTGA
- a CDS encoding ABC transporter permease, whose product MKRSTFLLALPSLVLIALFAAVILAFARTSLLHLQPGTAVISGPMSLDNYTRIFNSSGAWRAVLTTLRLSAIITLITVFAGYPLARILALTPSQTLRRVIMFCLIATFLSGGVTRAYAWMIILGHRGIINMALGFAGIAPLRMLNNEFAVIVAVVNFTLPFFVLTLFGALKTIPRDLEDAARNLGASRWRSFVTVTLPLSVPGLVVSTSLCFAMTLGAFLFPQLLGGGRVHVLATEIYERIQASYDIPAASALAVIFFFIVLLILVMINIIQKLTRKIQNGRNA is encoded by the coding sequence ATGAAACGCTCCACCTTCCTGCTGGCGCTTCCTTCGCTTGTGTTGATCGCGCTCTTTGCTGCGGTGATCCTGGCGTTTGCTCGCACTAGCCTGTTGCATCTGCAGCCGGGAACAGCAGTGATCTCCGGCCCGATGTCGCTGGATAACTATACCCGGATTTTCAATTCATCAGGTGCCTGGCGGGCGGTTCTGACCACCCTGCGCCTGTCGGCCATCATCACGCTGATCACCGTGTTCGCTGGGTATCCGCTGGCGCGCATTCTGGCTCTTACGCCGTCACAGACCCTGCGCCGGGTGATCATGTTCTGCCTCATCGCCACATTCCTGTCAGGTGGAGTGACGCGCGCTTATGCCTGGATGATCATTCTCGGCCATCGCGGAATCATCAACATGGCCTTGGGGTTTGCCGGAATCGCGCCGTTGCGCATGCTCAACAACGAGTTTGCCGTTATCGTTGCTGTGGTGAATTTCACCTTGCCGTTTTTCGTGTTGACCCTGTTTGGCGCACTGAAGACCATTCCGAGGGATCTGGAAGACGCCGCGCGCAATCTTGGCGCTTCACGCTGGCGCAGTTTCGTAACGGTAACCCTGCCGTTGTCTGTACCGGGACTGGTGGTGTCGACGTCGCTGTGTTTTGCAATGACGCTTGGCGCCTTTCTTTTTCCGCAGCTTCTGGGCGGTGGCCGTGTCCATGTGCTGGCAACCGAGATCTATGAGCGGATACAGGCGTCCTATGACATTCCGGCCGCCTCAGCACTTGCCGTCATATTCTTCTTTATCGTGCTTCTCATTCTGGTGATGATTAACATAATACAGAAGCTGACACGCAAGATCCAGAACGGGAGGAACGCATGA